The Rhododendron vialii isolate Sample 1 chromosome 8a, ASM3025357v1 genome has a window encoding:
- the LOC131335236 gene encoding ATP-dependent Clp protease ATP-binding subunit ClpA homolog CD4B, chloroplastic, which yields MARALVQSTNFTSSVASERHGQFRGSGKTKRTVRMLCSLQGPTLRSRSFPGLRSNAFGFGTVVRPNLGFHSTTSSRQRGKASRFVTKAMFERFTEKAIKVIMLAQEEARRLGHNFVGTEQILLGLIGEGTGIAAKVLKSMGINLKDARVEVEKIIGRGSGFVAVEIPFTPRAKRVLELSLEEARQLGHNYIGSEHLLLGLLREGEGVAARVLENLGADPGNIRTQAIRMIGESTEAVGAGVGGGSSSNKMPTLEEYGTNLTKLAEEGKLDPVVGRQPQIERVTQILGRRTKNNPCLIGEPGVGKTAIAEGLAQRIANGDVPETIEGKKVITLDMGLLVAGTKYRGEFEERLKKLTEEIKQSNEIILFIDEVHTLIGAGAAEGAIDAANILKPALARGELQCIGATTIDEYRKHIEKDPALERRFQPVKVPEPTVDETIQILKGLRERYELHHKLRYTDEALVAAAQLSSQYISDRFLPDKAIDLVDEAGSRVRLRHAQLPEEARELEKELRQILKEKNEAARGQDFEKAGELRDREMDLKAQIAAVVDKGKEMTKAEIETADQGPVVTEVDIQYIVSSWTGIPVDKVSSDESSRLLKLEETLHKRVIGQDEAVEAISRAIRRARVGLKNPNRPIASFIFSGPTGVGKSELAKALAAYYFGSEEAMVRLDMSEFMERHTVSKLIGSPPGYIGYTEGGQLTEAVRRRPYTVVLFDEIEKAHPDVFNMMLQILEDGRLTDSKGRTVDFKNTMLIMTSNVGSSIISKGKKKRLGFDFDLNEETDEKDASYNRIKSLVGEELKRYFRPEFLNRLDEMIVFRQLTKAEVKEIADIMLKEVFERLKIKEIELSVTEKFKDRVVDEGYQPSYGARPLRRAIMRLLEDSMAEKMLSREIKEGDSVIVDVDSDGKVKVLNGRTGAPQPPPESLPEPAEPIPV from the exons ATGGCAAGAGCTCTAGTTCAATCAACTAATTTCACATCTTCAGTTGCTAGTGAAAGACATGGCCAGTTCAGGGGATCTGGGAAAACAAAAAGGACTGTGAGAATGTTGTGCAGTTTACAAGGACCTACACTTAGGTCGAGAAGTTTTCCAGGATTGCGATCGAATGCCTTTGGCTTTGGTACAGTGGTAAGACCAAACCTTGGTTTCCATTCTACGACCTCTAGCCGACAGCGAGGAAAGGCTAGCCGATTTGTGACAAAAGCTATGTTTGAGCGTTTCACCGAGAAAGCAATAAAAGTTATTATGCTTGCACAAGAGGAAGCAAGGCGGCTTGGTCACAATTTTGTTGGCACGGAGCAGATTTTGTTGGGTCTTATTGGTGAGGGCACTGGCATTGCTGCTAAGGTATTGAAATCTATGGGAATCAATTTGAAAGATGCCCGTGTAGAAGTTGAGAAGATCATTGGAAGGGGCAGCGGTTTTGTGGCTGTGGAGATTCCGTTCACTCCTCGAGCGAAGCGTGTATTGGAACTCTCTCTAGAGGAAGCCCGCCAACTTG GTCATAACTATATTGGGTCTGAGCATTTGCTGCTGGGCTTGCTTCGAGAGGGTGAAGGAGTGGCGGCCCGTGTTCTTGAAAACTTAGGTGCTGACCCTGGTAACATCCGCACACAA GCCATTCGAATGATCGGAGAAAGTACAGAAGCTGTTGGTGCTGGTGTTGGAGGGGGATCCAGTAGCAATAAGATGCCGACACTAGAGGAGTATGGAACTAATTTGACAAAACTGGCAGAGGAG GGTAAATTGGATCCAGTTGTTGGAAGGCAGCCCCAAATAGAACGCGTGACTCAAATTTTGGGTCGACGGACTAAAAATAACCCCTGCCTTATTGGTGAGCCTGGTGTGGGTAAAACAGCCATTGCAGAAGGTCTTGCACAAAGAATTGCAAATGGTGACGTTCCAGAAACCATTGAGGGGAAGAAG GTTATTACCCTTGATATGGGTCTTCTAGTTGCTGGCACAAAATACCGTGGAGAGTTTGAAGAAAGACTAAAGAAGCTGACAGAGGAAATTAAACAAAGTAATGAAATTATATTGTTCATTGATGAGGTGCATACATTGATAGGAGCAGGAGCAGCAGAGGGGGCAATTGATGCTGCAAACATCTTGAAACCAGCACTAGCAAGAGGTGAACTACAG TGTATTGGAGCGACAACCATTGATGAATACAGAAAGCACATTGAGAAAGACCCAGCCTTGGAGAGACGATTCCAGCCAGTTAAGGTGCCTGAGCCTACTGTTGACGAAACAATACAGATTCTGAAAGGGCTTCGTGAACGATATGAGCTTCACCACAAGCTTCGGTATACAGATGAGGCATTAGTTGCTGCAGCACAACTGTCATCTCAGTACATTAG TGATCGCTTCCTGCCTGATAAAGCAATTGACTTGGTTGATGAGGCTGGTTCTCGGGTTCGACTCCGTCATGCGCAG CTTCCAGAGGAGGCCAGAGAGCTTGAGAAGGAGTTGAGGCAGATCTTGAAAGAGAAGAATGAAGCTGCTCGTGGACAGGATTTCGAAAAG GCTGGGGAGTTACGTGATAGAGAAATGGACCTTAAGGCTCAAATTGCCGCTGTTGTAGACAAAGGCAAAGAGATGACCAAAGCAGAGATTGAAACAGCGGATCAAGGTCCTGTGGTGACAGAAGTGGACATCCAGTACATTGTCTCCTCTTGGACTGGCATTCCTGTCGACAAAGTGTCCTCTGATGAATCCAGCCGCCTCCTCAAGCTAGAAGAGACCCTACACAAGCGAGTCATTGGTCAGGATGAAGCCGTCGAGGCCATAAGTCGTGCCATCCGCCGGGCTCGTGTTGGGCTCAAGAACCCCAACCGCCCAATAGCCAGTTTCATCTTCTCCGGTCCCACTGGTGTTGGAAAATCCGAACTGGCTAAAGCGTTGGCCGCCTACTACTTTGGATCTGAAGAAGCCATGGTCCGCCTTGACATGAGCGAGTTCATGGAGCGACACACTGTATCTAAGCTCATTGGGTCGCCTCCCGGCTACATTGGTTACACAGAAGGCGGGCAGCTGACTGAGGCTGTCCGCCGCCGCCCATACACCGTCGTCCTATTCGATGAGATTGAGAAGGCCCACCCAGACGTCTTCAACATGATGCTTCAAATCCTCGAAGATGGGAGGTTAACAGATAGCAAGGGAAGGACCGTTGATTTCAAGAATACGATGTTGATCATGACGTCGAACGTTGGAAGTAGTATAATATCCAAGGGAAAGAAGAAgcgattagggtttgatttcgATCTCAATGAGGAGACGGATGAGAAGGACGCGAGTTACAACCGGATCAAGAGCCTTGTGGGGGAGGAACTGAAACGGTATTTCAGGCCGGAGTTCTTGAATAGGTTGGATGAGATGATTGTGTTCAGGCAGCTGACGAAGGCGGAGGTGAAGGAGATTGCTGACATAATGCTGAAAGAAGTGTTTGAGAGGCTGAAGATAAAGGAGATAGAGCTTTCAGTCACGGAGAAGTTTAAAGATAGGGTGGTGGATGAAGGGTACCAGCCCAGCTATGGGGCAAGGCCACTTAGGAGGGCCATAATGAGACTCTTGGAGGACTCCATGGCTGAGAAGATGTTGTCAAGAGAGATCAAAGAGGGGGATTCGGTAATTGTCGATGTTGATTCAGATGGGAAAGTGAAGGTTCTGAACGGTCGCACCGGTGCTCCTCAACCTCCACCGGAATCGTTGCCCGAGCCAGCTGAGCCTATCCCTGTGTAA